The stretch of DNA tttcacactccaccaccaccaccgactcAGGAGACACAGACTGACAGACGAGGTTAACTATGGTCGTGGTTATCGCGAGCCTCGTCCACCGCCTCAGCGCTTATCGCCTTCCGGTCCTCGCCCGAGGAAGACCCAGACTCGTCGTCGTCCCCCGCAGTGATAtgcttatctatctatctatgactCATTATCTATGTTAGTTTCAGACTATTCGCAGCTGTGTGTCAGTATTTATGTATAAGACATGCTTCATGTATGTATTACTATCGCACTTGCTTCTATGTGATCAGGAGCCATATATTGTTTTATGTATGCGAGAGACATATTACTATTAATTCGCATTCTTATTCCAGTTACATTTCCAAATAGACTACAACCGATAATTAAGATACAAGTATGTCTGAATTAAACGGTGCGGCTGAACTTGTGcaatacatcttacatactacaaaatgaaattcagatagaacataatgccctacaataatacaatacaaactaataatgcaaatACATCTGAATGAAGCGGTACAACTGgaatacatcttacatactacatgaagtcatcatcgtcatcctccgttgatgcaaccctcttgcccttcgacgatgcggtCCTCTTGCCCTTCGTcggtgcagaactcttgcccttggtcgatgcagaactcttgcccttcgaggatgcagaactctttcctttggacgatgcagaactcttgcccttcgacgatgcagaacccggaagcggcggcatgaagatatcatcgtcgtcctcgctctcctcagtccataaaaatggatgcttttctgcagtccttctgaaagtttcactcttcggctccaccaccttcttccacctttcatgcaacctaaaaagttctttacgtacctcctcataggtcctttcaggccacccagacctacgtaattcatgagccaactcattcattatggtgtcactaccggtgagttcgttccatggaactatcctattgtccatcctgaaatcggtagctagacTCAGCAGAGTGCTGCTCATCTCAGGGTGAAAACTACAATTGaatggataatgggacatctcgactacactacactggaatgcttatccacctccgcctgaagggggttttatagatacaaaggagaaaatggcgggaaagaataaCTGCGGTATGGCGAgaaagggttggcgggaaaataaggcgggaagggattggcgggaaggggttggcgggaaaataaggcgggaagggattggcgggaaggggttggcgggaaatgGGTGGCGGAAacatatggcgggaaggggttggtaGGAAACGGGTGGCGAGAAAATACACTTCAGTGTATTGTATGAGCCGTGCAACTTCGGCCTACATGAGACCAAAAAGTACTTTTCGGCCTAGACTTGACCAAAAAGTCTATTTCGGCCAAGACTTGACCAAAAAGTCCTACTTCGGCCTATACGTGGCCGAAAAGTCCTACTTCGGCCAAGAGATGGCCGAAAACTCCACTTCGGCCTAGCTGTGGCCGAAGTCCTACTTCGGCCCAGAAATGGCCAACAGGCTACTACTTTTGATTTTTAAGAAAATCATGCTATAGTTTCCGAAAATGCTATAAAATAtatcatagttttgaaaaaaaaaatctgaaCCAGGCACCTGTGTTGGCCTTGCAGCTGGCCACCAGGCACCTGTGTTGGCCCAAGGACAGGCCCCTGTAGGTGGGCTGGTTAGGCAAGGGCCCTAACACAATAGCTGCTGCAGGTGAACAGGAAATAGTACAGCAAGCACAATTGGGAAACCAACATTTGAATAGTATAAATTTTGTATAGAACACTTGAAGGTTCTTTTTAAGAACATAAATCAGAAGACGGCCAGTAAAACGAGTAGACAGAGTTAATCCATTTAGGCTCCCGCCTTGTCTGTATTTTCGGGGCATCTCAGTTCCCAAATGACTTTTCTGCTCACATTTGTTTTCCCACTACATTTATCGATATTGTCCACTTCAAAATTTGTGAATAGTACAAACAAAAGGTGGAAGTTATTCACAGCTCGAGAATATACCACACCCACACTCTACAATCTACAAACAAAATCGACATTCCCATCAGGTATGGAAATAGTGGCGCTCGGTTTGGCTCGTTCTTCCTctccttttcttcttccttttcgtGTGGTGCGCGCAAAGATGTTATTGTGTCGGCACACCAATCTGACGCAGGGCAGACTTGATGTCCTCTGTAGTGCAACCCTGGACTTCGATGATGTTGGAGCTGTCCAGTGCAACGACATCCTGCAAGGGGTATCTCCGGACTGTGTGGATTCTGTTTGCAGCAATGTTGAAGTCGCCCTTCAGGATTATGGTCCTGTGGAGACCCCCTAGCAGCTCTTCGTAATCGGAATCACCACTTTCACCAACCATGACCACGATATTTGGCAACTCTATCCCCCACCGTACAAACAAGTACCTTGAGAAACAAAAAGTTCAATCAGCAGGATTAAGATAGTTTACACTTTACAGGCACGGCAGGTGGCCAACTGCTTAAGGGGGGGAAGACAACTGATATTAGCCATCTGTTCCAAATATCATCTTGCtttaaatactccctctgtaaacaaatgttAGACGTTTTAGGTCACtgcatttgtttacagagggagtagttaataTAAGATTCCTGGCATTGCTAATTTCAGAGGGAATGCTATACCTTTTTTTCGATTTTAAGAGGGGAAATATCCTATATACTCCCTGTTCTCTAATTGATGAAAATTGGTATGCAAACACACACCCTTTCATAAAGATTGGGTACAAATAAAACTACAACCAAAAGCGGGCCTAATCCGCATTTGTATTGAAAGAACTTGCCATTTAGTGTTCTCCTATTGCAAACACGCGCTTACTGTTCTGAATAAGAAATTATGATATGGTGACAAGGTAAACTGATAAATGGAGACAAATAATcagcaaaagaaaatgacaaacCTTATTGCCTGAGAACGTGACGCATGAATAGGAGTTACAGACAGTCTGGTAGCGCTGTGGTTATACAGCGCATTACAACGGAGCGACTGGATTCTCATCAACTTCCTCAACTCCTTTAGGGGAGGCAGCTAGATGAAGGGAGAGAGAACACCACATTAGAGACATTGTGAAGGAACTTCCACAAAATATTAAGCACAGATAAGGCGATCCACGAAGTAAAAGATTAGGGAAAATGTAAAGCCTACATGATTTGGATTGACCACTTTAAATGCAAGACAATATGTAGAAGAGTGTTCTGAATCTTCAAAAATCATTTGCCTTTCAATTCTTCCCTTTCTTTCAACCACTGAAGTAGCCCATTTCACAAGATACTTTCTTAGACCTTCTCCTCCCCAACGATACTCAATATGTGATTGATGATTTCGATCTATTACATGGGTAACCTTGGAATTGCTTGGCGTATTACCAGAATATGAAGGATAGTAAATGCTACTCCCACTGTTGCAGATGAAAGCATCAAAACCAGCAGGATGCATGCCTACAGATACTAGCAGTGAACATATCTCTGATATTGTTAGCGAAGTTGACAGCACGAAACCAGTTGAAGCCGGTGTGTTTTCTGTATGTGCGGCCTCAATCGCATTTCTGATGATCCGCACTAGATTCTCCTTGTTAACAGAGTCTACAGAAATAACAATGATATGCTTCCTTCCTGATATAGGTGCCTTACTCCTTTCCTCTTCGCTACCGACAGCAGGAGATCTCATGCCAAGAGTCAATATCCTTGACAGGTGATTCTTGCAATGTTCAGGCCAGGAAAATTGGTGAATATTTTTTAGTCCATTTTCTCTGCACCTTGACCAAAGTTGCTTCTCGGAAAGAAGTTTATACAGTGCATCTGCAATGGCATTCTGATCATGTGGATCGACAAGGAGACCATTGTTGAGCACCTGCATAAGAAACGACCAGAGAGCGGACACAGTGATGCCCGCTTGAAATGGGTTGATGCATTTTTGTTTACGTTAATAGCATGGCACAACGTAAGTGTAAGGCCCACGTACCTGATGAATTTCAACAGGAGCTCCATTTTTTGTAGCAATAACAGGCAAACCATTCATAGCGGCCTACTCATGGATATAAAATACTGGTTCTAATTAGGAAACTGAAAAGTTAATTGCTGCAACATGAAATTAGAGTCTCTAATTCTGACCTCTATCAAGGTAACACCAAATTGTTCAAAATAAGCCACGTTAACAAAAGCCCCCTGAAGAATAGATGATCAGCATCCATGTAACCAGGACAATAACAGAAGCAACAATGAACTCTACCACACTAtaccataaataaataaataaaacagttTCAGATCATTAAATCAAGAATCCACTCTTCATTTTATTTGAAAACTTTCTCATTTATGTATATCCACAGGCATGAAAGAAGACATAATAAATAAGTGAATATAAGTAATGCGGAGGGAACATGAAAGAAGCATGACCAAGCTAGCACAAGTGTATTCATGTTGCGTCATGAACAACATACCTTAGTTCTTGTGGCTAAACGGTAAATGTCAGGAACTTCAGAGTGCTTGTGATGCTTGGGGTATGCCACTTGACCATACAAATCGTATTCGTCTATTAGTGTAAGCACAGATGTCAAGACAGAAGCACTCGTGTTGTGCATCTTTGAAATAGCCTCACGGTTACCCATTATTAGTGTCTACAATGCAAAATTAGAAGTTTACACAACGAAGGATAGTATCATTCAGAAACTACATATAAGGAAACAAACCACATAAAATCAAGATGATCAGGTCCAATCTTACGAGATTTGCGAGCTCCCTCAGTGGGCGGCACTCACCAAATGCCTTTACAAGTGTTGTTATATTCTTTTCAGGATATGGACGGGCAACAGCCAAAATCATAGGCTTCCGAGGATTTGTAAAGAAGCGCATTATCTGCCATCAGTTGGACATGCATGAATTATCAGTACTTAGAAATACAAGCTTAACAGGAACAAACAATCATTCTTCAATAATTACTGAACAAAGGTTACACTAGTAAAAGTGACCTGAGACCAGATAGGCGGATCCTCAGAGGCTGGGCCATGATTTTCTTCTTCACCATCTATATCGAAATCATGAATTATATGACCAAATTCAACACCAGGAGGAATTATCTGCACAGCCAGGAATGGGAAAATATGTATGTTAAGGAATTGTAATAGACGATGCGTGCAAAGTAAAAACTAAAGCCCGTGATAATACCTTAAACTACAAATACAGTTGCCATAATTAGAAACTATTGCNNNNNNNNNNNNNNNNNNNNNNNNNNNNNNNNNNNNNNNNNNNNNNNNNNNNNNNNNNNNNNNNNNNNNNNNNNNNNNNNNNNNNNNNNNNNNNNNNNNNNNNNNNNNNNNNNNNNNNNNNNNNNNNNNNNNNNNNNNNNNNNNNNNNNNNNNNNNNNNNNNNNNNNNNNNNNNNNNNNNNNNNNNNNNNNNNNNNNNNNNNNNNNNNNNNNNNNNNNNNNNNNNNNNNNNNNNNNNNNNNNNNNNNNNNNNNNNNNNNNNNNNNNNNNNNNNNNNNNNNNNNNNNNNNNNNNNNNNNNNNNNNNNNNNNNNNNNNNNNNNNNNNATACGAGGCATATAACGCCCATAGCAGTTAGCACCACGCTTGACTCTTGCTCGAAGCTTCCTTGCAAGTATGACCTCAAAACCATCATACAAGTTCCACTGCTCTTCTATCTCTTGCCTAGTACTAGCAATAACAATTTCAGATGCATCAAGAGACAATTCCTCCGCCTCGATTCGGCGCATTATTTTGTATGTCATATTTATTTCTTCCCTTGATTGTCGCCCTTGCTTGAGAAGCCCTTCCAGTTTATCTTTCCCAAGGAAATGTCCTGTAAATGCCATAGGCAGGTTAAGTGCTCCTGATAACAGGGTAGCAGCTATTCCCGCGCTGGCGTAATGCCCATGAATCACAGCAGGCCAGACTGGATGCCCACAGCCGATTTCTTCACCAATTGTTTTTGACATCCGCACAATATGGCTGAGTGCACCATCAACAAATTCTTGAATGAAAGGCCATAGACGTTCTTTAGTCAGGTACATATCTCTTGGTCCAAATGGTATCCGAATGATGTATCCACCACTGTTCTCTCCCTTTTCCTGTTTGGAATTTTTAAAGGTTGTTGAAACCAACATTTCTGCAGGTTCACCATAACTACGATCAAAATTTGGTGCCAAAATTTGTCTTGTCAGCAAATCAACCCGGTAAACTCCAGGAGACGAACTCAATGCTTTAGCAAATTCAACCACATATTTGACCTACAAAATGGTATATAAAAAAATTATGTACTTGAAACATGAAATAGAGAATGTAGGCCCCATATGTAAGGGGGAAAACAGGATGGGGGTGTGATGAGAAGGTTAGTGCAAGTTTGAATTTTACCAAGAACCtatttaaacacaaaaagaaaaaaaaagaaaaacatcaaGCCCTCGATCCAGTGGGCCTTAAATGCAACTGGAAAACAAGCATCAGATGTTATCTAGAGCCTATTTAAACGCAGGAGAAGACGAATCCAGGCTACAAAAGCAACTCTCCTTAGGATACACACTAGAGTAAACTCTGCACTGTAAAAGGTTGGGAATATCTGTGATATTCATATACTGTACCAAGTTCAATTTGAGATGCGAGTTAATACAAGATAATGTACTAACTGGACCACTATGTGCAACTgcaatcatgcaagcaatcaatcaaTCATGTGTACTACTTAGGCGTGCAAACATATTACCTGGCCACCAGTATCTGAATCTCGGCCTAGCTCCATATTCTCACCACGGACAAGACCATGGAGACTGCAGCACAAAACATGAATGGTTAACATACATTACAATTCAACACAAACATGTATGTCACTTCATTTGACAGTTGCACAGCTGACAAAGAACCATGCCATCGGTTCTGAGTCTAAAGGATGGATTATAAAGCGGTGAAACTAAATTTATTCTGTCAGAGTGTGAAGTTCTTCAAAGCATTGTTTATAAGGTGGTAAGGCGAGCACCAACCGCCCTGACGCCTAAGCACGTGATGAATTGATAAAACATTAATTCTTGCAATCCTAGCTCTAGTGCAGATTTACAGCCTAAAAGCCAGCACAGCTGCAGAAATTCATtagcaatataaaaatataaacaaaatTTATATGTAGAAACAAGATACGAGTTAAAAATTGTTTCCGCTCTTTCCTAAAAAATGAAGATGTGCAGAGTGGAAAAGGGTCGTCCTTCGCGACCAGACTATTTCATAACACAATAATTCAGATATGTGAATACCCAGAGTGGATACATGAATGCAATGCACAAACATTACACCTCACCACCTCGGTTTAAAGGTAATCTTTAGAATCAGGGTATCAATTATCAAAGCAAGACAATCCCTTGCAGTTTATTTCTTTAATGTGATAGTGCTCAGGGACAGGAGGGGCTTTTGTCCATTTGAGTGTCACGAAGAAGAGGTATCACTATAATTAAGTTTTGCTGCTTCATGTATCTCCAAGGATTTTATTCATTAAGAAAGCGATTTGTTGTGAACACCTTGTTATTATGGATAGGCAGAAAAAAAACACTTGGTGCATCATTGTGAGCTCCCTGTGGTACAGATTACTTTGAATGTATGGAAGAAGAATGTTCTTCCTCCTATCTGGTTAAGTATATTATATTCAGCATCAGATAATAGAATGTGCCTTATGAAGAGATTAACATGTTATCTGCTCCTGGTGGTTATGCTGAAACAATATTCTCCGTACCTGATCAATACAATGTACAGCTTGTCAACTGAACTTGTCTTGGGTGAGACCCCTGTGGTGCTATCACCATAGGCAACAGATGGGTCACCAGCATCTTCTCCCTTTTCACCTTCAAAGAGATCTTCAGACATATCCGCTGTAGCATCAATTCGTGTTTTCTCGGTTTCTGGATGCCTTTTCAACAAACGACAGGCTTCTTCTTTCTCTAACTGCATATCAGAACATATATATGACTGACGCAGGAGAGGCTAGACCGCTAGAATTATAGAGTGGACACAGTCCAATATTGGACTTTAAAAAAATGTGCTCTTTGATATAAAATGTAGTAGAACTAAATAAGTGGATCGGGAAGTTACCCAGAAAGTAAAAATAAAATTGTAACTGAACTGAACTTAACTGGGAAACTGGTGGTATACTATATTATTATGTGCAAAGTTATCTACTTCAGGTACAGAGAAAATAGATGTTAAGAAAGGGATAcgcagattcaacatgtcttgttgtgTCAGCTAGCATGTATTCACAGAACTCCCTTCGTTTCCAGCAAATATGACAATTGTGCAAGGTATTTTCATAACTGTGCATGAATTATCAAGCGACACCTTTCACATGCTAATTATAAGGTACAGGTAACATTAAAAATCCGAGGACAATCAGATTATAGCATAGTATCATAGCTGTAGTAGGCAAGTATATTGTCTTATAAATAGCTCAAGCTTCAAGGAAAAAATGCACCAATTCCACCCACCATTCTTTGCATGctagtacctactccctccgttcctaaatataagtctttgtaaagattCCATTAagaaccacatatggatgtatatagatgcattttaagtgtagattcatccattttgctctgtatgtagtccacctagtggaatctctacaaagacttatattcaggaacggagggagtatatttcttcAGTACCTGCAACTAATTTCTGTGCAATTTCATCATCAATGGCCACAAGTCTACCACTATAAAAGAATGCCAAGCATCCTCCATAAATCAATCGAGAACTGCAACTCCTCTGAACAGATCTGCCGTCTTCTAACTATCACCTACACCACACCACATATTTGATTCTTTTCAGCCTTCAGCTACTTCTGAGCAAAACTAGACCGACCTAATAACTCGCTGGAGCTTTCCGTTCTCTGTACAGAATCGCCCAATAGAACCTCGCACAAGGAAGCTACTACAATCCCAAGAGAGACGAGCtcacctccttcttcttcctc from Triticum dicoccoides isolate Atlit2015 ecotype Zavitan chromosome 6A, WEW_v2.0, whole genome shotgun sequence encodes:
- the LOC119316235 gene encoding probable sucrose-phosphate synthase 2: MVGNDNWINSYLDAILDAGKSAVGGDRPSLLLRERGHFSPARYFVEEVITGYDETDLYKTWLRANAMRSPQERNTRLENMTWRIWNLARKKKELEKEEACRLLKRHPETEKTRIDATADMSEDLFEGEKGEDAGDPSVAYGDSTTGVSPKTSSVDKLYIVLISLHGLVRGENMELGRDSDTGGQVKYVVEFAKALSSSPGVYRVDLLTRQILAPNFDRSYGEPAEMLVSTTFKNSKQEKGENSGGYIIRIPFGPRDMYLTKERLWPFIQEFVDGALSHIVRMSKTIGEEIGCGHPVWPAVIHGHYASAGIAATLLSGALNLPMAFTGHFLGKDKLEGLLKQGRQSREEINMTYKIMRRIEAEELSLDASEIVIASTRQEIEEQWNLYDGFEVILARKLRARVKRGANCYGRYMPRMQIIPPGVEFGHIIHDFDIDGEEENHGPASEDPPIWSQIMRFFTNPRKPMILAVARPYPEKNITTLVKAFGECRPLRELANLTLIMGNREAISKMHNTSASVLTSVLTLIDEYDLYGQVAYPKHHKHSEVPDIYRLATRTKGAFVNVAYFEQFGVTLIEAAMNGLPVIATKNGAPVEIHQVLNNGLLVDPHDQNAIADALYKLLSEKQLWSRCRENGLKNIHQFSWPEHCKNHLSRILTLGMRSPAVGSEEERSKAPISGRKHIIVISVDSVNKENLVRIIRNAIEAAHTENTPASTGFVLSTSLTISEICSLLVSVGMHPAGFDAFICNSGSSIYYPSYSGNTPSNSKVTHVIDRNHQSHIEYRWGGEGLRKYLVKWATSVVERKGRIERQMIFEDSEHSSTYCLAFKVVNPNHLPPLKELRKLMRIQSLRCNALYNHSATRLSVTPIHASRSQAIRYLFVRWGIELPNIVVMVGESGDSDYEELLGGLHRTIILKGDFNIAANRIHTVRRYPLQDVVALDSSNIIEVQGCTTEDIKSALRQIGVPTQ